One Vanessa cardui chromosome 4, ilVanCard2.1, whole genome shotgun sequence genomic window carries:
- the LOC124544507 gene encoding tyrosine-protein phosphatase Lar-like isoform X2, translating into MANKGFGEVIGLFLAVAFCITCPEYVSSAQRELGKGSPTNTSATSPPAADNVIRSGVVVDTPRPTPRTGPYFDLAASKNVTALLGKTAYLNCRVKNLGNKTLNMQVSWVRHRDIHLLTVGRYTYTSDQRFRAIHLPHSEDWTLQIKYPQHRDSGIYECQISTTPHMSHFIHLNVVEPTTEIIGGPDLYIDRGSTINLTCVVLYSPEPPAYIFWNHNDAIISYDSPRGGVSVVTEKGETTTSFLLIQQARPSDSGNYQCNPSNAQSKSVVVHVLNANSIFPLSGEYPAAMQRGGQAFAPTSTHCVVLATSIFLALS; encoded by the exons TATCGTCAGCACAAAGGGAGCTCGGCAAAGGGTCGCCGACGAACACGTCAGCGACGTCACCACCAGCTGCAGATAACGTGATTAGATCGGGGGTCGTGGTAGACACACCAAGACCGACCCCTCGCACAGGACCATACTTCGATTTAGCGGCTTCAAAGAATGTCACCGCATTACTTGGCAAGACCGCTTACTTGAACTGTCGGGTGAAAAACTTGGGAAATAAAACT cTCAACATGCAGGTGTCTTGGGTGAGACATCGGGATATCCACCTTCTAACGGTAGGACGCTATACTTACACGAGCGATCAGAGGTTTCGCGCGATACACCTGCCTCATTCCGAAGATTGGACTTTACAG ataAAATACCCACAACACAGGGATTCTGGTATCTACGAGTGTCAAATATCAACGACCCCACATATGAGCCATTTTATACACCTAAATGTCGTTG AACCAACAACGGAAATAATAGGCGGTCCAGACCTGTATATTGATCGGGGCAGCACTATCAACTTAACATGCGTGGTGCTCTACTCTCCCGAACCGCCCGCCTACATATTCTGGAACCATAACGATGCG ATAATAAGCTATGATTCGCCAAGGGGTGGTGTCTCTGTAGTGACAGAGAAAGGTGAAACGACTACCTCGTTCCTGCTAATCCAGCAAGCGAGGCCATCAGACTCAGGGAACTATCAGTGTAATCCGAGCAACGCTCAGTCGAAGAGCGTCGTGGTACACGTACTGAATG CAAATTCGATTTTCCCTTTGTCAGGTGAGTACCCAGCGGCGATGCAGCGAGGAGGTCAAGCTTTTGCACCGACTTCAACCCATTGCGTCGTACTGGCAACGAGTATTTTCCTAGCATTATCTTGA
- the LOC124544507 gene encoding tyrosine-protein phosphatase Lar-like isoform X1 codes for MANKGFGEVIGLFLAVAFCITCPEYVSSAQRELGKGSPTNTSATSPPAADNVIRSGVVVDTPRPTPRTGPYFDLAASKNVTALLGKTAYLNCRVKNLGNKTLNMQVSWVRHRDIHLLTVGRYTYTSDQRFRAIHLPHSEDWTLQIKYPQHRDSGIYECQISTTPHMSHFIHLNVVEPTTEIIGGPDLYIDRGSTINLTCVVLYSPEPPAYIFWNHNDAIISYDSPRGGVSVVTEKGETTTSFLLIQQARPSDSGNYQCNPSNAQSKSVVVHVLNEANSIFPLSGEYPAAMQRGGQAFAPTSTHCVVLATSIFLALS; via the exons TATCGTCAGCACAAAGGGAGCTCGGCAAAGGGTCGCCGACGAACACGTCAGCGACGTCACCACCAGCTGCAGATAACGTGATTAGATCGGGGGTCGTGGTAGACACACCAAGACCGACCCCTCGCACAGGACCATACTTCGATTTAGCGGCTTCAAAGAATGTCACCGCATTACTTGGCAAGACCGCTTACTTGAACTGTCGGGTGAAAAACTTGGGAAATAAAACT cTCAACATGCAGGTGTCTTGGGTGAGACATCGGGATATCCACCTTCTAACGGTAGGACGCTATACTTACACGAGCGATCAGAGGTTTCGCGCGATACACCTGCCTCATTCCGAAGATTGGACTTTACAG ataAAATACCCACAACACAGGGATTCTGGTATCTACGAGTGTCAAATATCAACGACCCCACATATGAGCCATTTTATACACCTAAATGTCGTTG AACCAACAACGGAAATAATAGGCGGTCCAGACCTGTATATTGATCGGGGCAGCACTATCAACTTAACATGCGTGGTGCTCTACTCTCCCGAACCGCCCGCCTACATATTCTGGAACCATAACGATGCG ATAATAAGCTATGATTCGCCAAGGGGTGGTGTCTCTGTAGTGACAGAGAAAGGTGAAACGACTACCTCGTTCCTGCTAATCCAGCAAGCGAGGCCATCAGACTCAGGGAACTATCAGTGTAATCCGAGCAACGCTCAGTCGAAGAGCGTCGTGGTACACGTACTGAATG AAGCAAATTCGATTTTCCCTTTGTCAGGTGAGTACCCAGCGGCGATGCAGCGAGGAGGTCAAGCTTTTGCACCGACTTCAACCCATTGCGTCGTACTGGCAACGAGTATTTTCCTAGCATTATCTTGA
- the LOC124544507 gene encoding tyrosine-protein phosphatase Lar-like isoform X3 — MANKGFGEVIGLFLAVAFCITCPEYVSSAQRELGKGSPTNTSATSPPAADNVIRSGVVVDTPRPTPRTGPYFDLAASKNVTALLGKTAYLNCRVKNLGNKTLNMQVSWVRHRDIHLLTVGRYTYTSDQRFRAIHLPHSEDWTLQIKYPQHRDSGIYECQISTTPHMSHFIHLNVVEPTTEIIGGPDLYIDRGSTINLTCVVLYSPEPPAYIFWNHNDAIISYDSPRGGVSVVTEKGETTTSFLLIQQARPSDSGNYQCNPSNAQSKSVVVHVLNGEYPAAMQRGGQAFAPTSTHCVVLATSIFLALS, encoded by the exons TATCGTCAGCACAAAGGGAGCTCGGCAAAGGGTCGCCGACGAACACGTCAGCGACGTCACCACCAGCTGCAGATAACGTGATTAGATCGGGGGTCGTGGTAGACACACCAAGACCGACCCCTCGCACAGGACCATACTTCGATTTAGCGGCTTCAAAGAATGTCACCGCATTACTTGGCAAGACCGCTTACTTGAACTGTCGGGTGAAAAACTTGGGAAATAAAACT cTCAACATGCAGGTGTCTTGGGTGAGACATCGGGATATCCACCTTCTAACGGTAGGACGCTATACTTACACGAGCGATCAGAGGTTTCGCGCGATACACCTGCCTCATTCCGAAGATTGGACTTTACAG ataAAATACCCACAACACAGGGATTCTGGTATCTACGAGTGTCAAATATCAACGACCCCACATATGAGCCATTTTATACACCTAAATGTCGTTG AACCAACAACGGAAATAATAGGCGGTCCAGACCTGTATATTGATCGGGGCAGCACTATCAACTTAACATGCGTGGTGCTCTACTCTCCCGAACCGCCCGCCTACATATTCTGGAACCATAACGATGCG ATAATAAGCTATGATTCGCCAAGGGGTGGTGTCTCTGTAGTGACAGAGAAAGGTGAAACGACTACCTCGTTCCTGCTAATCCAGCAAGCGAGGCCATCAGACTCAGGGAACTATCAGTGTAATCCGAGCAACGCTCAGTCGAAGAGCGTCGTGGTACACGTACTGAATG GTGAGTACCCAGCGGCGATGCAGCGAGGAGGTCAAGCTTTTGCACCGACTTCAACCCATTGCGTCGTACTGGCAACGAGTATTTTCCTAGCATTATCTTGA